A section of the Pseudomonas sp. Q1-7 genome encodes:
- a CDS encoding phosphoheptose isomerase: protein MDMQPRIRQLFQASIDTKLQAMELLAPHIEHGSMVMVHALLNEGKILSCGNGGSAGDAQHFSSELLNRFERERPSLPAIALTTDSSTITSIANDYSYNEVFSKQIRALGQPGDVLLAISTSGNSANVIQAIQAAHDREMVVVALTGRDGGGMASLLLPEDVEIRVPSKITARIQEVHLLTIHCLCDLIDRQLFGSEE from the coding sequence ATGGACATGCAACCCCGTATCCGCCAACTGTTCCAGGCCAGCATCGACACCAAGCTGCAAGCCATGGAACTGCTGGCCCCGCACATCGAGCACGGCAGCATGGTGATGGTCCACGCGCTGCTCAATGAGGGCAAGATCCTGTCCTGCGGCAACGGCGGCTCGGCCGGCGACGCCCAGCACTTCTCCTCGGAACTGCTCAACCGCTTCGAGCGCGAGCGCCCCAGCCTGCCGGCTATCGCACTGACCACCGACAGCTCGACCATCACCTCCATCGCCAACGACTACAGCTACAACGAGGTCTTTTCCAAGCAGATCCGCGCCCTCGGTCAACCTGGCGACGTTCTACTGGCCATTTCCACCAGCGGCAACTCGGCCAACGTAATCCAGGCCATCCAGGCCGCCCACGATCGGGAAATGGTGGTGGTTGCCCTGACCGGCCGTGACGGCGGCGGCATGGCCTCCCTGCTACTGCCCGAGGACGTGGAGATTCGCGTACCGTCGAAGATCACGGCGCGCATCCAGGAAGTCCATCTGCTGACCATCCATTGCCTCTGCGACCTGATCGACCGTCAACTGTTTGGGAGTGAAGAATGA
- a CDS encoding YraN family protein, whose translation MSDRRTRGQAAEAAARTHLEANGLRLLFQNWLCRRGELDLVMLDGDTVVFVEVRYRRHAGWGGALESVDARKREKLAYAAQQFLQQESRWAKYPCRFDVIAVNAMDGDSPPRLTWLKNAFDT comes from the coding sequence TTGAGTGACAGACGCACCCGCGGGCAGGCGGCGGAAGCCGCCGCTCGCACCCACCTCGAAGCAAACGGACTGCGACTGCTGTTCCAGAACTGGCTGTGCCGCCGCGGCGAGCTCGATCTGGTCATGCTCGACGGCGATACAGTAGTATTCGTCGAGGTCCGCTACCGGCGTCACGCCGGTTGGGGCGGCGCCCTCGAGAGCGTCGACGCCCGCAAGCGCGAAAAACTGGCATACGCCGCCCAGCAGTTCCTCCAGCAGGAATCCCGCTGGGCCAAATACCCTTGTCGATTTGATGTGATTGCCGTCAATGCAATGGACGGTGATTCGCCCCCGCGACTGACCTGGCTGAAGAACGCCTTCGACACCTGA
- a CDS encoding penicillin-binding protein activator, translating to MIACLRPLSALCLAGLLAACTSSPTSSLGELPRTPQASIEQLLQQANEAKPEQAALLRLSAADLAYKQQDVGRSARILEQIPLEGLKPAQQIFASTLTAELAIARNQPKSALKALSHPSLEHLAELPVDQQVRTQLVRARALEADGQTLAAARERVFIAPLLSGDAAGSNHEAIWALVSGVPLDQLQGGADKDLAGWLELARLTKTAPTLEQQQAAIDNWRAQNPEHPAARQLPQPLIKLKEIAGQPLTKIALLLPQEGQLASVSRALRDGFLAAHYQAKQSGQAQPAIELYDSAKLTSLDDFYRQAQADGVQLVVGPLEKPLVKQLSAREQLPITTLALNYSDSGQEAPAQLFQFGLAAEDEAREAARRAWLDGMRSAVALVPRGEWGDRVLRAFQQAWQAEGGRLIAAEHVDQPVALAQQIADLFQLRQSEARAKRLQGTLGVPVAAQPARRQDVDFIFLAATPQQAQQIKPTLAFQYAGDVPVYATSHLYSASNDPAQYQDLNGIRFCETPWLLNSDDPLRQQVGSQWPQAGGSLGRLYAMGADAYRLAPRLAQLKALPETRMDGLSGRLSLNPAQRIERQLPWAEFRDGQVQRLKDSDS from the coding sequence ATGATCGCTTGCCTGCGTCCGCTCTCCGCCCTTTGCCTCGCCGGCCTGCTGGCTGCCTGCACCAGCTCGCCCACGTCCAGCCTTGGCGAACTGCCCCGCACCCCCCAGGCCAGCATCGAGCAACTGCTGCAGCAGGCTAATGAGGCCAAGCCGGAACAGGCCGCACTGCTGCGCCTCTCCGCCGCCGACCTCGCCTACAAGCAGCAGGATGTCGGCCGTTCGGCACGCATCCTGGAGCAGATTCCGCTGGAGGGCCTGAAGCCCGCCCAGCAGATCTTCGCCAGCACCCTGACCGCCGAGCTGGCCATAGCCCGCAACCAACCCAAGAGCGCCCTGAAAGCACTGAGCCACCCCAGCCTCGAACACTTGGCCGAACTTCCAGTCGACCAGCAGGTGCGCACTCAACTGGTTCGCGCCCGCGCCCTGGAAGCCGATGGACAGACCCTCGCCGCAGCCCGCGAGCGCGTATTCATCGCCCCGCTGCTGAGCGGCGACGCCGCCGGCAGCAACCACGAAGCAATCTGGGCCCTGGTTTCCGGCGTGCCCCTTGATCAGCTTCAAGGCGGCGCCGACAAGGACCTGGCCGGCTGGCTGGAGCTGGCACGCCTGACCAAAACGGCCCCCACCCTGGAACAGCAACAGGCCGCCATCGACAACTGGCGCGCGCAGAATCCGGAGCATCCGGCTGCCAGACAGCTTCCGCAGCCCCTGATCAAGCTGAAGGAAATCGCCGGCCAACCGCTGACCAAGATCGCCCTGCTGCTGCCCCAGGAAGGCCAACTGGCCTCGGTGTCCCGCGCCCTGCGCGACGGCTTCCTGGCCGCCCACTACCAGGCCAAGCAATCCGGCCAGGCCCAACCGGCCATCGAACTCTACGACAGCGCCAAGCTGACCTCCCTCGACGACTTTTACCGCCAGGCCCAGGCCGATGGCGTGCAACTGGTGGTCGGACCGCTGGAGAAGCCGCTGGTCAAGCAACTGAGCGCCCGCGAGCAGCTTCCCATCACCACCCTGGCCCTGAACTACAGCGACTCCGGCCAGGAGGCCCCGGCCCAGCTCTTCCAGTTCGGCCTCGCCGCCGAAGACGAGGCCCGCGAAGCCGCCCGCCGCGCCTGGCTCGACGGGATGCGCAGCGCCGTAGCCCTGGTCCCCCGCGGCGAGTGGGGTGACCGCGTACTGCGCGCATTCCAGCAGGCCTGGCAAGCCGAAGGTGGTCGATTGATCGCCGCCGAACACGTCGACCAGCCAGTCGCCCTGGCCCAACAGATCGCCGACCTGTTCCAACTCCGCCAGAGCGAAGCCCGCGCCAAACGCCTGCAGGGCACACTCGGCGTTCCGGTCGCCGCGCAACCCGCGCGCCGCCAGGACGTGGACTTCATCTTCCTCGCCGCAACGCCTCAACAGGCCCAGCAGATCAAACCGACCCTGGCCTTCCAATACGCCGGCGACGTGCCCGTATACGCCACGTCCCACCTGTATTCGGCCAGCAATGACCCTGCCCAGTACCAGGACCTGAACGGCATTCGTTTCTGCGAAACCCCCTGGCTGCTGAACAGCGATGACCCGCTGCGCCAACAGGTGGGTAGCCAATGGCCGCAGGCCGGAGGCAGCCTGGGCCGCCTCTACGCCATGGGCGCCGACGCCTATCGTCTGGCGCCGCGCCTGGCACAGCTGAAAGCCCTGCCGGAAACCCGGATGGATGGCCTGTCCGGTCGTCTCAGCCTGAATCCGGCGCAACGCATCGAACGCCAACTCCCCTGGGCCGAGTTCCGCGACGGCCAGGTCCAGCGCCTGAAAGACAGCGACTCTTGA
- the rsmI gene encoding 16S rRNA (cytidine(1402)-2'-O)-methyltransferase, which produces MTLSTAAGNASGTLYVVATPIGNLDDITARALRVLREVKLIAAEDTRHSARLLQHFGIETPLAACHEHNERDQGGRFLARLQAGDDVALISDAGTPLISDPGFHLVRQARAAGIGVVPVPGACALIAALSAAGLPSDRFMFEGFLPAKAGARRGRLEDVREEPRTLIFYEAPHRLLESLEDMRAVFGGDRPAVLARELTKAFETLKGAALDELCGWVAADANQQRGECVVLVGGWQAPEGEGALSAEALRVLDLLLGELPLKRAAALAAEITGVRKNLLYQAALERQGNS; this is translated from the coding sequence GTGACCCTTTCTACCGCCGCTGGCAATGCGTCCGGCACGCTCTATGTGGTTGCAACGCCGATCGGTAATCTCGATGACATCACGGCGCGGGCCCTGCGGGTGCTGCGGGAGGTGAAGTTGATCGCGGCCGAGGACACGCGTCACTCGGCCCGTTTGCTGCAACACTTCGGTATCGAGACGCCCCTGGCCGCCTGTCACGAGCACAACGAACGCGACCAGGGTGGGCGCTTCCTGGCGCGGCTGCAGGCAGGGGATGACGTGGCGCTGATCTCCGATGCCGGTACGCCGTTGATTTCCGATCCAGGTTTTCACTTGGTGCGCCAGGCTCGTGCCGCCGGTATCGGCGTGGTGCCCGTCCCCGGAGCCTGCGCGCTGATCGCGGCACTGTCGGCGGCTGGCCTGCCGTCGGATCGTTTCATGTTCGAGGGGTTCCTGCCGGCCAAGGCCGGTGCCCGCCGTGGCCGTCTGGAGGACGTCAGGGAAGAGCCGCGAACCCTCATCTTCTATGAAGCGCCCCATCGTCTGCTGGAATCCCTGGAGGACATGCGTGCTGTGTTCGGCGGAGATCGTCCGGCTGTGTTGGCGCGAGAGCTGACCAAGGCCTTCGAGACCCTCAAGGGCGCTGCGCTGGATGAGTTGTGTGGCTGGGTGGCGGCGGACGCCAATCAGCAGCGCGGCGAGTGCGTGGTGCTGGTAGGCGGCTGGCAGGCGCCGGAAGGTGAGGGAGCCTTGAGTGCGGAGGCTTTGCGGGTGCTCGATCTGTTGCTGGGCGAGCTTCCACTCAAGCGGGCTGCCGCGTTGGCGGCGGAGATCACCGGCGTTCGCAAGAATCTGCTCTATCAGGCGGCCTTGGAGCGGCAGGGTAACTCTTGA
- the mraZ gene encoding division/cell wall cluster transcriptional repressor MraZ, with product MFRGANAISLDAKGRLAMPSRYRDELVSRCGGQLIVTIDAVDPCLTVYPLPEWELIEAKLRELPSLREETRRLQRLLIGNAVDLELDSAGRFLVPPRLREHAGLDKRAMLVGQLNKFQLWDEDAWNAISEADLMAIKQPGGLPDELRDLIL from the coding sequence TTGTTTCGCGGAGCCAACGCCATCAGTCTCGACGCCAAAGGGCGGCTCGCGATGCCTAGCCGGTATCGTGACGAGCTCGTTTCGCGTTGCGGCGGCCAGCTCATCGTCACAATTGACGCCGTCGATCCCTGTCTGACTGTTTACCCGTTGCCTGAATGGGAGCTCATCGAAGCGAAGTTGCGTGAGCTGCCGTCACTGCGCGAGGAAACTCGCCGCCTGCAACGCCTGCTGATCGGCAACGCCGTGGACCTGGAGCTGGATAGCGCCGGGCGTTTTCTGGTCCCGCCTCGCCTGCGGGAGCATGCCGGGCTGGATAAGCGGGCGATGCTGGTCGGCCAACTGAACAAATTTCAACTGTGGGATGAGGACGCTTGGAATGCGATTTCCGAGGCGGATCTCATGGCAATCAAACAACCCGGCGGCCTGCCGGATGAACTACGTGACCTGATCCTGTGA
- the rsmH gene encoding 16S rRNA (cytosine(1402)-N(4))-methyltransferase RsmH: protein MSATSSFRHITVLLEEAVEGLALRADGCYLDGTFGRGGHSRLILERLGPGGRLLGFDKDPQAIATGQALAADDGRFVIVQRSFAELGDEVRTSGLVGKVDGVLLDLGVSSPQLDDPERGFSFLNDGPLDMRMNPDRGQSAAQWIASANEDEIARVFKEYGEERFAKRMARAVVQRRAEKPFERTADLAAVLSAANPAWEKGKNPATRAFQGIRIHVNNELGDLELGLDAALEALAVGGRLVVISFHSLEDRIVKQFMRKHAKGEADKLPRHLPVRQAAFEPRLKLLGKPQYASDEELKANPRSRSAVMRVAEKLR, encoded by the coding sequence GTGAGCGCGACCAGCAGCTTCCGCCATATCACCGTCCTGCTTGAAGAAGCAGTGGAAGGCCTCGCCCTGCGTGCGGATGGCTGTTACTTGGATGGCACCTTCGGGAGGGGAGGGCACAGTCGACTCATTCTGGAGCGGCTCGGGCCCGGAGGGCGCTTGCTGGGGTTCGACAAAGACCCGCAAGCGATTGCAACGGGGCAAGCTCTGGCGGCCGATGACGGCCGCTTTGTCATTGTGCAAAGGAGCTTTGCCGAGCTGGGTGACGAGGTGCGCACAAGCGGCCTGGTTGGCAAGGTGGATGGCGTTCTGCTCGACCTCGGCGTGTCATCTCCGCAGCTTGACGACCCGGAGCGCGGCTTCAGCTTCCTCAATGACGGTCCGCTGGATATGCGCATGAATCCGGACCGTGGCCAGAGCGCTGCGCAGTGGATCGCCAGCGCCAACGAGGACGAGATCGCCCGCGTCTTCAAGGAATACGGCGAAGAACGATTCGCCAAGCGCATGGCCCGCGCCGTGGTGCAGCGTCGCGCGGAGAAGCCCTTCGAGCGCACCGCCGATCTGGCGGCCGTGCTGAGTGCCGCCAATCCGGCCTGGGAAAAGGGCAAGAACCCTGCGACGCGCGCGTTCCAAGGCATTCGCATTCACGTCAACAACGAACTGGGCGATCTGGAGCTCGGGTTGGACGCCGCGCTCGAGGCGCTCGCAGTCGGCGGCCGCCTGGTGGTGATCAGCTTCCACTCCCTGGAAGACCGCATCGTCAAGCAGTTCATGCGCAAGCATGCCAAGGGTGAAGCCGACAAGCTGCCCCGCCATCTGCCAGTCCGCCAGGCCGCCTTCGAGCCGCGCCTGAAACTGCTGGGCAAGCCGCAGTACGCTTCCGACGAAGAACTCAAGGCCAACCCGCGCTCGCGCAGTGCGGTCATGCGTGTGGCGGAGAAACTGCGATGA
- the ftsL gene encoding cell division protein FtsL produces the protein MSRLYAKPLPGGSLLMLLLFVGVLLSAIAVSYSAHWNRKLLNELYAELSVRDKAQAEWGRLVLEQSTWTAHNRIESLASEQLKMRIPDPAEVRMVAP, from the coding sequence ATGAGCCGCCTCTACGCCAAGCCCCTGCCCGGTGGCAGCCTGCTGATGTTGCTGCTGTTCGTCGGTGTGCTGTTGTCCGCCATCGCGGTGTCCTACAGCGCTCACTGGAATCGCAAACTGCTCAACGAGCTCTATGCGGAACTCAGCGTGCGCGATAAGGCCCAGGCCGAATGGGGGCGCCTGGTTCTTGAGCAAAGCACCTGGACCGCCCACAACCGCATCGAATCCCTGGCCAGCGAGCAGCTGAAGATGCGCATCCCCGATCCGGCCGAAGTGCGGATGGTTGCGCCATGA
- a CDS encoding peptidoglycan D,D-transpeptidase FtsI family protein, which yields MMKLEGALYPWRFRVVLGLLAIMVGAISWRIVDLHVIDHDFLKAHGDARSVRHIPIPAHRGLITDRNGEPLAVSTPVSTLWTNPKDLMALRDEWPRIAQAVGQDPKAFAQRIEQNANREFMYLVRGLTPEQGQAILAKKLPGVYGIEEFRRFYPAGEVTAHVVGFTDVDDRGREGVELSFDEWLAGVPGKRQVLKDRRGRLIKDVQVARNAKPGKTLALSIDLRLQYLAHRELRNALVENGAKAGSLVIVDVKTGEVLAMANQPTYNPNNRRNLQPAAMRNRAMIDVFEPGSTVKPISMSAALQTGRWKPEDKVEVYPGSLQIGRYTIKDVSRTAGPVLDLTGILINSSNVGMSKIAFDIGGETIYDTMRKLGLGQDTGLGFPGERVGNLPNHREWRKAETATLSYGYGLSTTAIQLVHAYATLANNGQAVPLSMTRVDSAPDGVQAIPEDVAKTMQVMLQQVVEAPRGVFRAQVPGYHVSGKSGTARKASVGTKGYTQNAYRSLFAGFGPSTNPRIAMVVVIDEPSKAGYFGGLVSAPVFGKVMAGALRLMNVAPDNLPTEEQQTAHAADGKGGRI from the coding sequence ATGATGAAGCTCGAGGGCGCACTCTATCCCTGGCGTTTCCGGGTGGTGCTGGGCCTGCTCGCCATCATGGTCGGCGCCATTTCCTGGCGTATCGTCGACCTGCACGTGATCGACCATGACTTCCTCAAGGCACATGGCGATGCGCGGAGCGTGCGGCACATCCCGATTCCCGCCCATCGCGGTCTGATCACCGACCGCAATGGAGAGCCGCTGGCCGTCAGCACTCCGGTCAGCACCCTCTGGACCAACCCCAAGGACCTGATGGCGCTGCGCGACGAGTGGCCGCGGATCGCCCAGGCCGTGGGGCAGGACCCGAAAGCCTTTGCCCAGCGCATCGAACAGAACGCCAATCGCGAGTTCATGTATCTGGTTCGTGGTCTGACACCAGAGCAGGGGCAGGCCATCCTCGCCAAGAAGCTGCCTGGCGTATATGGCATCGAAGAGTTCCGCCGCTTTTACCCGGCCGGCGAAGTGACTGCCCATGTGGTGGGCTTCACCGATGTCGATGATCGGGGGCGCGAAGGTGTCGAGCTGTCCTTCGATGAATGGCTGGCCGGCGTGCCCGGCAAGCGCCAGGTACTCAAGGATCGCCGTGGCCGGCTGATCAAGGACGTCCAGGTGGCCCGCAATGCCAAGCCCGGCAAGACCCTGGCCCTGTCCATCGACCTGCGTTTGCAGTACCTGGCCCATCGTGAACTGCGCAATGCCCTGGTGGAGAACGGCGCCAAGGCGGGCAGCCTCGTCATCGTCGACGTGAAGACGGGCGAAGTGCTAGCCATGGCCAACCAGCCCACCTACAACCCGAACAATCGCCGCAACCTGCAGCCGGCCGCCATGCGTAACCGCGCGATGATCGACGTGTTCGAGCCCGGCTCGACCGTGAAACCGATCTCCATGTCCGCAGCGCTGCAGACCGGCCGCTGGAAGCCCGAGGACAAGGTCGAGGTCTACCCCGGCTCGCTGCAGATTGGCCGGTACACCATCAAGGATGTCTCCAGGACTGCGGGCCCGGTCCTCGACCTGACGGGCATCCTGATCAACTCCAGTAACGTCGGTATGAGCAAGATCGCCTTCGATATCGGCGGCGAAACCATCTACGACACCATGCGCAAACTCGGCCTGGGGCAGGACACCGGCCTCGGTTTCCCCGGCGAGCGGGTGGGCAACCTGCCCAACCATCGTGAATGGCGCAAGGCGGAAACCGCGACCCTGTCCTACGGCTATGGGCTGTCGACCACCGCGATCCAGTTGGTTCATGCCTACGCCACCCTGGCCAACAATGGCCAGGCGGTGCCGCTGTCGATGACCCGGGTGGACAGTGCTCCCGACGGTGTCCAGGCCATTCCCGAGGATGTGGCCAAAACCATGCAGGTCATGCTGCAGCAAGTGGTCGAGGCGCCGCGCGGCGTGTTCCGGGCCCAGGTACCGGGCTACCACGTGTCCGGCAAGAGTGGCACTGCGCGTAAAGCCAGCGTAGGAACCAAGGGTTACACCCAGAACGCCTATCGCTCGCTATTCGCGGGTTTCGGTCCCTCCACCAATCCGCGTATCGCCATGGTCGTGGTGATCGACGAGCCCAGCAAGGCGGGTTATTTCGGCGGCCTGGTTTCGGCCCCGGTTTTCGGCAAGGTCATGGCTGGCGCGCTGCGTCTGATGAACGTCGCGCCGGACAACCTGCCGACCGAAGAGCAACAGACCGCTCACGCGGCCGACGGCAAAGGAGGGCGGATCTGA
- the murE gene encoding UDP-N-acetylmuramoyl-L-alanyl-D-glutamate--2,6-diaminopimelate ligase, translating into MPMPLNQLLPQAQSATLIRELTLDSRKVRPGDLFLAVPGAQHDGRIHIADAVARGAVAVAYESVDAEVPEVTGAELIPIKGLVGQLSAIAGRFYGEPSRAVRLVGVTGTNGKTSVSQLLAQALDQLGERCGIVGTLGTGFYGELESGRHTTPDPLAVQATLADLKQTGARAVAMEVSSHGLEQGRVAALDFDVAVFTNLSRDHLDYHGSMEAYAAAKSKLFNWPNLRARVINLDDEFGRRLAAEFHESRLFSYSLEDSSAFLYCREAHFDDHGVRAQLVTHQGEGLLRSPLLGRFNLSNLLAVVGALLAMDYPLADVLPVLPSLQGPVGRMQRLGGGERPLVVVDYAHTPDALEKVLQALRPHVRGRLLCLFGCGGDRDRGKRPLMATVAERLADRVLVTDDNPRSEDPAQIFADILPGFTHVEQAEFVAGRGLAIAQLIASAGVDDVVLLAGKGHEDYQEIAGVRHPFSDLQAAAKALEAWEVPHA; encoded by the coding sequence ATGCCCATGCCACTGAACCAGCTATTGCCCCAGGCGCAAAGCGCCACCCTGATTCGCGAACTGACCCTGGACAGCCGCAAGGTGCGTCCGGGCGACCTGTTCCTGGCTGTGCCCGGTGCCCAGCACGATGGCCGTATCCATATTGCCGACGCCGTGGCGCGTGGCGCCGTCGCCGTGGCCTATGAGTCCGTGGATGCCGAAGTTCCCGAGGTTACCGGTGCGGAGCTGATCCCGATCAAAGGTCTGGTCGGTCAACTGTCGGCCATTGCCGGCCGCTTCTATGGTGAGCCGAGCCGCGCCGTGCGCCTGGTTGGCGTCACCGGTACCAATGGCAAGACCAGCGTCAGCCAGTTGCTGGCACAGGCGCTTGACCAACTGGGCGAACGCTGCGGCATCGTGGGTACGCTGGGGACCGGTTTCTATGGCGAGCTGGAAAGCGGCCGCCATACCACGCCCGATCCGCTGGCCGTGCAGGCCACCCTGGCCGATCTCAAGCAGACCGGCGCGCGAGCTGTCGCCATGGAGGTTTCCTCCCATGGCTTGGAGCAGGGTCGTGTCGCGGCTCTGGACTTCGATGTCGCGGTGTTCACCAACCTGTCCCGCGATCACCTGGACTACCACGGCAGCATGGAAGCTTACGCGGCGGCCAAGTCCAAACTGTTCAACTGGCCGAATCTGCGTGCGCGGGTGATCAACCTGGATGACGAGTTCGGCCGTCGTCTGGCGGCCGAATTCCACGAGTCGCGGCTGTTCAGCTACAGCCTGGAAGACTCCAGTGCCTTCCTTTATTGCCGCGAAGCCCATTTCGATGATCACGGTGTTCGTGCCCAACTGGTGACCCACCAGGGCGAAGGCCTGCTACGCAGCCCTCTGCTGGGACGCTTCAACCTGAGCAACCTGCTGGCCGTGGTCGGCGCCTTGCTGGCCATGGATTACCCGCTGGCCGACGTGCTGCCGGTGTTGCCATCGCTGCAAGGGCCGGTTGGTCGGATGCAACGCCTGGGCGGCGGTGAGCGGCCTCTGGTGGTGGTGGATTACGCCCACACGCCGGATGCCCTGGAAAAGGTCCTGCAAGCCCTGCGTCCCCATGTTCGTGGCCGTCTGCTTTGCCTGTTCGGCTGCGGTGGCGATCGTGATCGCGGCAAGCGCCCGCTGATGGCCACGGTCGCCGAGCGCTTGGCTGACCGCGTGCTGGTGACCGATGACAATCCACGCAGCGAGGACCCCGCGCAGATCTTCGCCGACATCCTGCCGGGCTTCACCCATGTGGAGCAGGCTGAATTCGTCGCCGGCCGTGGCCTGGCGATTGCCCAACTGATCGCTTCCGCTGGCGTGGACGACGTGGTCCTGCTGGCCGGCAAGGGCCATGAGGACTACCAGGAAATTGCCGGCGTCCGTCATCCCTTCTCCGACCTGCAGGCAGCCGCCAAGGCTCTGGAAGCCTGGGAGGTGCCCCATGCTTAA
- a CDS encoding UDP-N-acetylmuramoyl-tripeptide--D-alanyl-D-alanine ligase — MLKSFRLSELLGPLQAELVGADVAFTGVSSDSRKIEAGQLFVALVGPRFDGHDYLAEVAAKGAVAALVQRKVADAPIPQLLVADTRDGLGRLGAYNRDGFTGRVAAVTGSSGKTTVKEMLASILRTQGAVLATRGNLNNDLGVPLTLLELGAEHDSAVIELGASRVGEIRYTVGLTRPQVAILNNAGTAHVGEFGGPEKIIEAKGEILEGLSADGVAVLNRDDRAFDIWHARAAGRKVLSFALNDARADLRAERLTRDARGCMAFHLRGAAGDADIQLNLLGMHNVANALAAAAAAHALGVPLVGIKTGLENLQPVKGRAVAQLATSGMRVIDDSYNANPASMLAAVDILAGFSGRTILVLGDMGELGEWAEQGHREVGEYARGKVSALYAVGPLMAHAVAAFGAQGRHFADQANLIQALADEQDQNTTILIKGSRSAAMDKVVAAFCGTGEAH; from the coding sequence ATGCTTAAGTCCTTCCGCCTGTCTGAACTCCTTGGGCCGCTGCAGGCTGAGTTGGTGGGCGCCGATGTCGCCTTCACCGGTGTGTCCAGCGATAGCCGCAAGATAGAGGCGGGGCAATTGTTTGTCGCCCTGGTCGGCCCGCGTTTCGATGGTCACGACTACCTGGCCGAAGTCGCCGCCAAGGGGGCGGTAGCAGCGCTGGTGCAGCGCAAAGTGGCCGACGCGCCGATTCCGCAACTGCTGGTGGCCGACACCCGTGACGGACTCGGCCGGCTGGGGGCCTACAACCGTGACGGCTTTACCGGTCGCGTCGCGGCGGTCACTGGTTCCAGCGGCAAGACCACGGTCAAGGAAATGCTCGCCAGCATCTTGCGTACCCAGGGTGCCGTACTGGCTACGCGCGGAAATCTGAACAACGACCTCGGTGTCCCGCTGACGCTGCTGGAACTGGGCGCCGAACACGATAGCGCGGTGATCGAACTGGGCGCTTCGCGCGTTGGCGAGATCCGCTACACCGTGGGCCTGACCCGACCGCAAGTGGCGATCCTGAACAATGCCGGCACCGCTCATGTCGGCGAGTTCGGTGGTCCGGAGAAGATCATCGAGGCGAAGGGCGAAATACTCGAGGGCCTGTCCGCCGATGGCGTGGCGGTACTCAACCGCGATGATCGTGCCTTCGATATCTGGCACGCCCGTGCCGCCGGCCGCAAGGTGCTCAGCTTCGCCCTGAACGATGCCCGCGCGGACCTGCGCGCCGAGCGCCTGACCCGCGATGCCCGTGGTTGCATGGCCTTCCACCTTCGTGGCGCGGCCGGCGATGCGGACATTCAGCTCAACCTGTTGGGGATGCACAACGTCGCCAACGCCCTGGCCGCTGCAGCGGCCGCCCATGCCCTGGGTGTGCCGCTGGTCGGGATCAAGACTGGCCTGGAGAACCTGCAGCCCGTCAAAGGCCGCGCCGTAGCGCAGCTCGCCACCAGCGGCATGCGTGTGATCGACGACAGCTACAACGCCAACCCCGCGTCGATGCTGGCCGCCGTTGATATACTCGCCGGCTTTTCCGGTCGCACCATCCTGGTGCTCGGGGATATGGGCGAACTCGGCGAATGGGCCGAACAGGGCCACCGCGAGGTAGGCGAATATGCTCGCGGCAAGGTCAGTGCCTTGTATGCCGTCGGTCCGCTGATGGCACACGCGGTCGCGGCCTTCGGCGCCCAGGGACGCCACTTCGCCGACCAGGCCAACCTGATCCAGGCCCTGGCCGACGAGCAGGACCAAAACACCACAATTCTGATCAAAGGCTCCCGCAGTGCGGCGATGGACAAGGTCGTCGCGGCTTTCTGCGGGACGGGGGAGGCTCACTAA